Proteins encoded together in one Kitasatospora albolonga window:
- a CDS encoding asparagine synthase (glutamine-hydrolyzing) encodes MCGIAGSMALGNGPATDAAVLDRMTAALVHRGPDAAGSVIRDGAALGFRRLSIVDLDGGAQPMYSEDGDVAMVCNGEIFNHRELRAELESRGHRFRTSCDVEVLVHLYEDEGAGLLDRVNGQFALAIHDRGARRLLLARDHAGIAPLYYADTGRHLVFGSEIKALLHHPGVPREVDLTGLDQVLTFPGLVSPRTMFRGVSSLRNGCCLVVDEDGVRESRYWDLDYPRTDEQHEPDQYYAERLRELLADAVHRRMQADVDVGFYLSGGLDSSLIGALAARSAPRPHSFSVTFPGSPVDESRYQRLAAAKIGSRHHEAPFTERDLMDGLERMVAHSECPVKETYNTCSMALSALARAHGVKAVLSGEGADELFGGYLGYRFDAGGRGRDRSGDPLLDALEEDLRARLWGDRDLFYERRHHAWRGRVRELYAPGLRSAHHEFDCLAHPVVDRARIIGRPRLHQRSYLDFTLRLSDHLLTDHGDRMALAHSVEARYPFLDRRVLDFALTVPTRLKVGPGGEKLIVRQAAQGLVPPEIAHREKYGFRAPGSPGLLRQNTEWVNDLLSPARIARQGYFDPAVVEHLRARYLGDGFDLHPHLDDDLLLVVLTFGILLDTFSLPGHV; translated from the coding sequence ATGTGCGGAATCGCCGGGTCGATGGCCCTGGGGAACGGACCGGCCACGGACGCCGCGGTGCTCGACCGTATGACGGCGGCCCTGGTGCACCGGGGCCCCGACGCGGCGGGCAGCGTGATCCGCGACGGTGCGGCGCTGGGTTTCCGCAGGCTGAGCATCGTCGACCTCGACGGCGGCGCGCAGCCGATGTACAGCGAGGACGGCGATGTCGCCATGGTGTGCAACGGGGAGATCTTCAACCACCGGGAACTGCGCGCCGAACTGGAGTCGCGCGGACACCGTTTCCGTACGTCCTGCGATGTGGAAGTGCTGGTCCACCTCTACGAGGACGAGGGGGCGGGGCTGCTGGACCGGGTCAACGGACAGTTCGCCCTCGCCATCCACGACCGGGGGGCGCGTCGGCTCCTGCTCGCCCGCGACCATGCCGGGATCGCCCCGCTCTACTACGCGGACACCGGCCGGCATCTCGTCTTCGGCTCGGAGATCAAGGCCCTGCTCCACCACCCCGGGGTGCCGAGAGAGGTGGATCTGACCGGGCTCGACCAGGTCCTCACCTTTCCCGGCCTGGTCAGCCCGCGCACGATGTTCCGGGGCGTCAGCAGCCTGCGGAACGGGTGCTGTCTGGTGGTGGACGAGGACGGCGTCCGGGAGAGCCGCTACTGGGACCTGGACTACCCCCGTACCGACGAACAGCACGAACCGGACCAGTACTACGCCGAACGCCTGCGGGAGTTGCTCGCCGACGCCGTGCACCGCCGGATGCAGGCCGATGTCGACGTGGGCTTCTACCTCAGCGGCGGGCTCGACTCGTCCCTGATCGGCGCGCTCGCGGCCAGGTCGGCGCCGCGTCCGCACTCCTTCTCGGTCACCTTCCCCGGGAGCCCGGTGGACGAGTCGCGGTACCAGCGCCTGGCGGCGGCGAAGATCGGCTCCCGGCACCACGAGGCGCCCTTCACCGAACGCGACCTCATGGACGGGCTGGAGCGCATGGTCGCGCACAGCGAGTGCCCCGTGAAGGAGACCTACAACACCTGCTCCATGGCGCTGTCCGCGCTCGCCCGCGCCCACGGCGTCAAGGCGGTCCTGAGCGGTGAGGGCGCCGACGAGCTGTTCGGCGGCTACCTCGGGTACCGGTTCGACGCGGGCGGACGCGGACGGGACCGTTCCGGGGACCCGCTGCTCGACGCCCTGGAGGAGGATCTGCGCGCCCGGCTCTGGGGCGACCGCGACCTGTTCTACGAGCGCCGCCACCACGCCTGGCGCGGCCGGGTCCGCGAGCTGTACGCGCCCGGACTCCGGTCGGCGCACCACGAGTTCGACTGTCTGGCGCACCCGGTGGTGGACAGGGCGCGGATCATCGGCAGGCCGCGGCTGCACCAGCGCTCCTACCTGGACTTCACCCTGCGGCTCTCCGACCATCTGCTGACCGACCACGGGGACCGGATGGCCCTCGCGCACTCGGTGGAGGCCCGGTACCCCTTCCTCGACCGCCGGGTGCTCGACTTCGCCCTCACCGTGCCCACCCGGCTCAAGGTCGGTCCCGGGGGCGAGAAGCTGATCGTCCGGCAGGCCGCCCAGGGGCTCGTACCGCCGGAGATCGCCCACCGGGAGAAGTACGGCTTCCGCGCCCCGGGCAGCCCCGGCCTGCTCCGGCAGAACACCGAGTGGGTCAACGACCTGCTGTCACCCGCGCGGATCGCCCGGCAGGGCTACTTCGACCCGGCCGTGGTGGAACACCTCAGAGCGCGCTACCTGGGCGACGGGTTCGACCTCCACCCGCACCTCGACGACGACCTCCTGCTCGTCGTCCTCACCTTCGGCATCCTCCTCGACACGTTCTCCCTTCCCGGGCACGTGTGA